In the Triticum aestivum cultivar Chinese Spring chromosome 2B, IWGSC CS RefSeq v2.1, whole genome shotgun sequence genome, GGCCGGCATCCCAAGCCACCACCTCAAGGCAAACTAGGTTAACTCCTAGCAGCAAGCCCCCCGAGTGACCTACCGCAGGCACCCAATGCCAAACAAAATGCTCCAACAGGTCGACAGCTAGCAGGTCTCGATGGTTGAACTCGGCCTTGATAGTCTCTTGCAAGCCGACCACGTCGATTTCTTCGTTCCTAATGAACTCTTTTAACTGGGTCCGCCTCCCAGCGTGGCCGAAGCCTCGGATGTTCCAGAAGATGAAACACATTATATGATGCGATTGCGTAGAAGGATACCGCGAGCGGTAACCGCTTTGGCCACGCGCCGTGTCTTAGCAGGACGACGGTTGGAGGAAGACGGCGCAGCCCCTGCTACTTTGTCCTCCTGATCGGGCCGCGCAACTGGCACCAGAGAAGCCCCTGCTTCATCCGCTGCTGGCGCAACGCGGGCCAACGCTGCCTGAGCAAGCGCAGCCTGCGCAATTTCCTTTGCGCGAATGAGAGACAACACCTCGTGCGCTTCCCCCGCATCAGACATCTCCACGCCACTATCCGCTAAGATACCACCCAAGCTCGCATCTGAATAATCTTCAAAAATCGTAAAGCGGGGCATGGGGTTACCTTCGATTTCGAGATTCTTCTGCGCCTGAAGGAGCTGGGCCCGTTGGAGGGAAGGCATGTTGCCCTTGGCACCCTTCGGACGAGAGCTCATCCTCTCCTGAGTCGCCGGGGACGCCACCGCCTTGGACCGCCTGGCCGTGGGGATGGGCACCACCTTGGACACCTCCACCCGGAgagcatcggggggggggggggggggatgaccgACGAAGTGCCCCCCAGCCGGACCCCCAGGGGAGGCCAGCGCCATCACCACCGGCCGCGGCGGGACCGACGCGCTCGCACGGGCCGCTGGGGGGCTCGCCGGCGCCACCGCAGGTGGTTTGCGGCCCGCCGTCTTCTTCTGGAGCTTCAACCCGCCCTCGCCGAGGCCGGTCAACACCTTGGGAGAGCTTGCCGCGACCCGAGGATCGCCCGCCATCGCAGCCACCGGGGAGACCAGCGTCGAGCGACCCTCCGAGTCACAGGACGCCGAGACTCCTTTGTCGATGTCAAGGCCCATGGTCATGTTGGACAAATTTACGTCAAATTTCACAAGATTCTTGGTACAAATCTGAATTTGTCCAGACGCAGCAGCTCCTCTAGCCCTTCGTGCTCCTTTGGTTCACTGGAGCCGGGAGACTGGACGCGTGCAGCAGCCCCGATTTCAGTTTATCCCGAGACTGAAGTCAGGTAGGCAGGGAATCATTATTTGTAGAACACTACATCAACCCATGATCTTTCTCAGTTACCCCCCCTGTCCCAAGATATAGAAAGTAATTTTGTTTGAGAATTATTGTGCGACGGATGGAGTATATCATTATGATTGATAGGAAGTAATTTtgttggagaattattgaagaataAAGAGGACCGGGGACATTCAAAAAAACGTGGGGTTCGGCAAATAACTTTGTCAATGTTTGTAACACCATATTAATCTATTTATATATGGTATTAGTAATTTCTAGCAACATTCACATGCCACATTTGTCGTCAATTTTTTTAGGAGGACCACCCTGATTTTAAATCCTAGCTCCGCCACTGTTTGTAGCCATACTTTGCATCATTTGCGATCTCACAGTATTCATAGGTATTATCATCACTATCAATATTGCTACCATAATTATAATTATCCTTGTAACCACTGCGCCCATATCTTTCTTCAGGAAAACCATATCCATATCCAAACTTGTCAAAATCACCGATGTatccaaaatcatcatcatcatcactcaaggaAGAGGCATCATGAATCCTATAGCTCCTCTTAtcatcattgccatcgtcatcagtAGTTTCATCACAGTCATCTTTATTGCTGATGTGTTCAAATTCATTGCTCAAGAAATGGTCATCAAGTAAGATAGTGGCTATGACCAGTGACCCAAAGTTGGTAAATGACGGAACTTGGGCATACGGTGTGATGAGGTGCAGAAGTACGAGGTTGGGAGCTGCAATGGAGAAGAGGCTGGGAGGTGCAATTGAGAAGCCCGAATTGAACTTGCACTTAAGCATGATTAAGGTCTTCAAAGAGGCAGACACAATCCCAGGGTCTGTCAGCAAGCAATCCTTGAGATCCAGTTCTTCCAAGGATTTGCAACTAGCAGAAAGCTGTCGGAGGACACTGTCATCGAGCCTGGCGTAGGACAACTTCAAGATCTTGAGGTGGCACGAAACAAAGGGCACACCGTCCAACGACGCGGCTCTCGTGTGATGCCCAGCAAGATGAATAACCCGCGCCTTGCGCTTGAGAGCAGTCCTGATCCAGATGCTGGCGTCCTCCTCGTTGAAGCCGGCGTCTTCGTCGCTGGGCTGCAGGCGGAGCGTGTCCACCGGCGCCGACACATCGCGGAGGAGGGAGAGGCGGTGCACGAAGTCGCGAAACTCCTGCGGAGGGTCGCCGTCGCGGCTCATGTAGCGCAGGCGGAGGTCGACGCAGGGCGCGGACTCCCAGAGGTGGCGCCACCGGagcgagtaaatagcataaaactactactttacaggctatggttccaaaaaactaccggtttttaatttttctcGGATAACTACCAAGTCAGGGGACGACTGTTTCAAAAAACTCTAATTGTCCAGTGCTTTATTATTGATCGTGATTATGACAGTTGGGGCCCGCATGTAAGAAAACTGATTGTTTAACTCTTTGTTTGACCGTTAAATGACAtctagggcccatatgtcagtgtcccTGCAAACTTAAAAAAGCAATAAGGTCCTCCAAACAAATTGAAAAAAGCCATCGGGTCCCTCCCGTGCTCAAGATCCACAGGA is a window encoding:
- the LOC123039071 gene encoding uncharacterized protein, with product MRRTTTQRWGPHRRTDRVSGSGAVAVDRLSALPDALLHHIMSFLKAWEAVPTCVLARRWRHLWESAPCVDLRLRYMSRDGDPPQEFRDFVHRLSLLRDVSAPVDTLRLQPSDEDAGFNEEDASIWIRTALKRKARVIHLAGHHTRAASLDGVPFVSCHLKILKLSYARLDDSVLRQLSASCKSLEELDLKDCLLTDPGIVSASLKTLIMLKCKFNSGFSIAPPSLFSIAAPNLVLLHLITPYAQVPSFTNFGSLVIATILLDDHFLSNEFEHISNKDDCDETTDDDGNDDKRSYRKFGYGYGFPEERYGRSGYKDNYNYGSNIDSDDNTYEYCEIANDAKYGYKQARGAAASGQIQICTKNLVKFDVNLSNMTMGLDIDKGVSASCDSEGRSTLVSPVAAMAGDPRVAASSPKVLTGLGEGGLKLQKKTAGRKPPAVAPASPPAARASASVPPRPVVMALASPGGPAGGHFVGHPPPPPPDALRVEVSKVVPIPTARRSKAVASPATQERMSSRPKGAKGNMPSLQRAQLLQAQKNLEIEGNPMPRFTIFEDYSDASLGGILADSGVEMSDAGEAHEVLSLIRAKEIAQAALAQAALARVAPAADEAGASLVPVARPDQEDKVAGAAPSSSNRRPAKTRRVAKADWAQRYALEAQVESLLRAEEEYWSRRSGIKWTLKGDANTKYFHAYANGRRRKCAILRLQSEQGLLLRQQDIVRHIYEFYIQLMGSGEESRARLRADVWDPALRVTDEENENLSLAFLPEEIDKATLGMKSDTAPGPDGWPVAMFKRFCILGGHHMLESLSTARSLELLTDAGEVVLDRELRRCPTFSNLKTLSLGEWCMAADFDALILLLQHSPNIKRLFLQLKLNFSTRKALETGIKLQGRSFTCKELRMVKIKCSKDDGRVHTLAHMFRANDIPLENIYVRRSGNAYLRGQKFMRDLAKQELDECGDDWM